The Amblyomma americanum isolate KBUSLIRL-KWMA chromosome 3, ASM5285725v1, whole genome shotgun sequence genome window below encodes:
- the LOC144125558 gene encoding uncharacterized protein LOC144125558, whose protein sequence is MARFLAACLATVCIVLLSPPLTSCEAKHDTVDAFKIFENFPSAVALYDIDQDGDLDCMTAERTELSNNPRHATYILSLKGLNGHQARNITFHITPGPTPDIKLFTVNEDYDHELQGRFIYTDYVNCAIDEFPIDNRQECILWVNTEVKDNVPQSCLDQFQENCENGVLAYDEDSCGQLLQ, encoded by the exons ATGGCCAGGTTTCTTGCAGCTTGCCTAGCCACTGTCTGCATCGTGCTGCTGTCTCCTCCGCTGACTTCCTGCGAAGCAAAGCATGACACTGTGGACGCCTTTAAG ATCTTCGAGAATTTTCCTTCTGCTGTCGCTTTGTACGACATCGACCAAGATGGAGACCTCGACTGCATGACAGCGGAAAGGACAGAACTTTCAAACAATCCGCGACACGCAACTTACATTTTGTCTCTCAAGGGCCTCAACGGGCATCAAGC GCGGAACATAACTTTTCACATAACACCTGGACCGACGCCTGACATAAAGCTCTTCACCGTTAACGAAG ATTATGACCATGAGCTACAAGGCCGTTTCATATACACGGACTACGTCAACTGCGCAATCGACGAGTTTCCTATCGACAATCGTCAAG AATGCATACTGTGGGTAAATACTGAAGTAAAAGACAATGTTCCCCAAAGCTGCTTGGACCAGTTTCAAGAAAACTGCGAGAATGGAGTGCTGGCCTACGACGAAGATTCCTGCGGACAGCTGTTACAGTGA